Proteins from one Escherichia coli genomic window:
- the ygcE gene encoding FGGY-family carbohydrate kinase produces MSKKYIIGIDGGSQSTKVVMYDLEGNVVCEGKGLLQPMHTPDADTAEHPDDDLWASLCFAGHDLMSQFAGNKEDIVGIGLGSIRCCRALLKADGTPAAPLISWQDARVTRPYEHTNPDVAYVTSFSGYLTHRLTGEFKDNIANYFGQWPVDYKTWAWSEDAAVMEKFNIPRHMLFDVQMPGTVLGHITPQAALATHFPAGLPVVCTTSDKPVEALGAGLLDDETAVISLGTYIALMMNSKALPKDPVAYWPIMSSIPETLLYEGYGIRKGMWTVSWLRDMLGESLIQDAKAQDLSPEDLLNKKASCVPPGCNGLMTVLDWLTNPWEPYKRGIMIGFDSSMDYAWIYRSILESVALTLKNNYDNMCHEMNHFAKHVIITGGGSNSDLFMQIFADVFNLPARRNAINGCASLGAAINTAVGLGLYPDYATAVDKMVRVKDIFMPIESNAKRYDAMNKSIFKDLTKHTDVILKKSYEVMHGELGNADSILSWSNA; encoded by the coding sequence ATGTCGAAAAAATACATCATAGGGATTGATGGCGGAAGTCAGAGCACAAAAGTGGTGATGTACGATCTGGAAGGTAACGTGGTTTGCGAAGGCAAAGGCTTATTACAACCGATGCACACTCCAGATGCCGATACCGCAGAACATCCTGACGATGATTTATGGGCATCATTATGTTTTGCTGGTCACGATTTGATGAGCCAGTTTGCCGGGAATAAAGAAGATATTGTCGGCATTGGTCTGGGATCTATCCGTTGCTGCCGTGCGTTATTGAAAGCCGATGGCACGCCAGCTGCGCCGTTGATTAGCTGGCAGGATGCACGCGTTACACGCCCTTACGAACATACGAATCCTGACGTGGCATATGTCACCTCTTTTTCGGGTTATCTGACGCATCGCCTAACCGGCGAGTTTAAAGACAATATCGCCAACTATTTTGGTCAGTGGCCGGTGGATTATAAGACCTGGGCATGGAGTGAAGATGCCGCAGTCATGGAGAAGTTTAATATCCCCCGTCATATGCTGTTTGATGTGCAAATGCCAGGCACTGTTCTTGGGCATATCACACCACAAGCCGCGCTGGCGACACATTTCCCGGCTGGGCTGCCGGTTGTTTGTACCACCAGTGATAAACCGGTAGAAGCACTGGGAGCCGGGTTACTGGATGATGAAACTGCGGTAATTTCTCTTGGTACCTACATCGCGCTGATGATGAACAGCAAAGCACTGCCGAAAGATCCGGTAGCGTACTGGCCGATTATGTCTTCTATTCCGGAAACCTTGCTGTATGAAGGTTACGGTATTCGAAAAGGTATGTGGACGGTGAGCTGGCTGCGCGACATGCTAGGCGAGTCGTTAATTCAGGATGCCAAAGCACAGGATCTTTCACCGGAAGATTTGCTCAACAAAAAAGCTTCTTGTGTGCCGCCTGGCTGTAATGGTCTGATGACGGTGCTGGACTGGTTGACCAATCCGTGGGAACCGTACAAACGCGGGATTATGATCGGCTTTGATTCCAGCATGGATTACGCATGGATATATCGTTCGATACTGGAAAGCGTGGCGCTGACGCTGAAGAACAATTACGACAATATGTGTCATGAAATGAATCACTTTGCGAAACATGTGATCATTACTGGCGGCGGTTCGAACAGCGATCTGTTTATGCAGATTTTTGCCGATGTATTCAACCTTCCGGCACGCCGTAACGCCATTAATGGTTGTGCAAGCCTGGGGGCAGCGATTAATACGGCGGTAGGTCTGGGGCTATACCCGGATTACGCAACGGCTGTCGACAAAATGGTTCGCGTGAAAGATATCTTTATGCCGATTGAGAGCAATGCCAAACGCTACGACGCGATGAATAAAAGCATTTTCAAAGACCTAACCAAACACACTGATGTGATCCTGAAAAAATCGTATGAAGTGATGCATGGTGAGTTGGGGAATGCAGATTCGATCCTGAGCTGGTCTAATGCGTAA
- the relA gene encoding GTP diphosphokinase, producing MVAVRSAHINKAGEFDPEKWIASLGITSQKSCECLAETWAYCLQQTQGHPDASLLLWRGVEMVEILSTLSMDIDTLRAALLFPLADANVVSEDVLRESVGKSVVNLIHGVRDMAAIRQLKATHTDSVSSEQVDNVRRMLLAMVDDFRCVVIKLAERIAHLREVKDAPEDERVLAAKECTNIYAPLANRLGIGQLKWELEDYCFRYLHPTEYKRIAKLLHERRLDREHYIEEFVGHLRAEMKAEGVKAEVYGRPKHIYSIWRKMQKKNLAFDELFDVRAVRIVAERLQDCYAALGIVHTHYRHLPDEFDDYVANPKPNGYQSIHTVVLGPGGKTVEIQIRTKQMHEDAELGVAAHWKYKEGAAAGGARSGHEDRIAWLRKLIAWQEEMADSGEMLDEVRSQVFDDRVYVFTPKGDVVDLPAGSTPLDFAYHIHSDVGHRCIGAKIGGRIVPFTYQLQMGDQIEIITQKQPNPSRDWLNPNLGYVTTSRGRSKIHAWFRKQDRDKNILAGRQILDDELEHLGISLKEAEKHLLPRYNFNDVDELLAAIGGGDIRLNQMVNFLQSQFNKPSAEEQDAAALKQLQQKSYTPQNRSKDNGRVVVEGVGNLMHHIARCCQPIPGDEIVGFITQGRGISVHRADCEQLAELRSHAPERIVDAVWGESYSAGYSLVVRVVANDRSGLLRDITTILANEKVNVLGVASRSDTKQQLATIDMTIEIYNLQVLGRVLGKLNQVPDVIDARRLHGN from the coding sequence ATGGTTGCGGTAAGAAGTGCACATATCAATAAGGCTGGTGAATTTGATCCGGAAAAATGGATCGCAAGTCTGGGTATTACCAGCCAGAAGTCGTGTGAGTGCTTAGCCGAAACCTGGGCGTATTGTCTGCAACAGACGCAGGGGCATCCGGATGCCAGTCTGTTATTGTGGCGTGGTGTTGAGATGGTGGAGATCCTCTCGACATTAAGTATGGACATTGACACGCTGCGGGCGGCGCTGCTGTTCCCTCTGGCGGATGCCAACGTAGTTAGCGAAGATGTGCTGCGTGAGAGCGTCGGTAAGTCGGTCGTTAACCTTATTCACGGCGTGCGTGATATGGCGGCGATCCGCCAGCTGAAAGCGACGCATACTGATTCTGTTTCCTCCGAACAGGTCGATAACGTTCGCCGGATGTTATTGGCGATGGTCGATGATTTCCGCTGCGTGGTCATCAAACTGGCAGAGCGTATTGCTCATCTGCGCGAAGTAAAAGACGCGCCGGAAGATGAGCGCGTACTGGCGGCAAAAGAGTGCACCAATATCTACGCGCCGTTGGCGAACCGTCTTGGGATTGGACAACTGAAATGGGAGCTGGAAGATTACTGCTTCCGTTATCTCCACCCGACCGAATACAAACGCATCGCAAAACTGCTGCATGAACGCCGTCTCGACCGCGAACACTATATCGAAGAGTTTGTCGGTCATCTGCGCGCTGAGATGAAAGCTGAAGGCGTTAAAGCTGAAGTGTATGGTCGTCCGAAACACATCTACAGTATCTGGCGCAAAATGCAGAAAAAGAACCTCGCCTTCGATGAGCTGTTTGATGTGCGTGCGGTACGTATTGTCGCCGAGCGTTTACAGGATTGTTATGCCGCACTGGGGATAGTGCACACTCACTATCGCCACCTGCCGGATGAGTTTGACGATTACGTTGCTAACCCGAAACCAAACGGTTATCAGTCTATTCATACCGTGGTTCTGGGGCCGGGTGGCAAAACCGTTGAGATCCAAATCCGCACCAAACAGATGCATGAAGATGCAGAGTTGGGTGTTGCTGCGCACTGGAAATATAAAGAAGGCGCGGCAGCTGGCGGCGCACGTTCGGGACATGAAGACCGAATTGCCTGGCTGCGTAAACTGATTGCGTGGCAGGAAGAGATGGCTGATTCCGGCGAAATGCTCGACGAAGTACGCAGCCAGGTCTTTGACGACCGGGTGTATGTCTTTACGCCGAAAGGTGATGTCGTTGATTTGCCTGCGGGATCAACGCCGCTGGACTTCGCTTACCACATCCACAGTGATGTCGGACACCGCTGCATCGGGGCAAAAATAGGCGGGCGCATTGTGCCGTTCACCTACCAGTTGCAGATGGGCGACCAGATTGAAATTATCACACAGAAACAGCCGAACCCCAGCCGTGACTGGTTAAACCCAAACCTCGGTTACGTCACAACCAGCCGTGGGCGTTCGAAAATTCACGCCTGGTTCCGTAAACAGGATCGTGACAAAAACATTCTCGCAGGGCGGCAAATCCTTGACGACGAGCTGGAACATCTGGGGATCAGCCTGAAAGAAGCAGAAAAACATCTGCTGCCGCGTTACAACTTCAATGATGTCGACGAGTTGTTAGCAGCGATTGGTGGCGGGGATATCCGTCTCAATCAGATGGTGAACTTCCTGCAATCGCAATTTAATAAGCCGAGTGCCGAAGAGCAGGATGCCGCCGCGCTGAAGCAACTTCAGCAAAAAAGCTATACGCCGCAAAACCGCAGTAAAGATAACGGTCGTGTGGTGGTAGAAGGTGTCGGCAACCTGATGCACCACATCGCGCGCTGCTGCCAGCCTATTCCTGGTGATGAAATAGTTGGTTTCATTACTCAGGGACGCGGTATTTCAGTACACCGCGCCGATTGCGAACAACTGGCGGAACTGCGCTCCCATGCGCCAGAACGCATTGTTGACGCGGTATGGGGTGAGAGCTACTCCGCCGGATATTCGCTGGTGGTCCGCGTGGTGGCTAATGATCGTAGTGGGTTGTTACGTGATATCACGACCATTCTCGCCAACGAGAAAGTGAACGTGCTTGGCGTTGCCAGCCGTAGCGACACCAAACAGCAACTGGCAACCATCGACATGACTATTGAGATTTACAACCTGCAAGTGCTGGGCCGCGTGCTGGGTAAACTCAACCAGGTGCCGGATGTTATCGACGCACGTCGGTTGCATGGGAATTAA
- the eno gene encoding phosphopyruvate hydratase, producing MSKIVKIIGREIIDSRGNPTVEAEVHLEGGFVGMAAAPSGASTGSREALELRDGDKSRFLGKGVTKAVAAVNGPIAQALIGKDAKDQAGIDKIMIDLDGTENKSKFGANAILAVSLANAKAAAAAKGMPLYEHIAELNGTPGKYSMPVPMMNIINGGEHADNNVDIQEFMIQPVGAKTVKEAIRMGSEVFHHLAKVLKAKGMNTAVGDEGGYAPNLGSNAEALAVIAEAVKAAGYELGKDITLAMDCAASEFYKDGKYVLAGEGNKAFTSEEFTHFLEELTKQYPIVSIEDGLDESDWDGFAYQTKVLGDKIQLVGDDLFVTNTKILKEGIEKGIANSILIKFNQIGSLTETLAAIKMAKDAGYTAVISHRSGETEDATIADLAVGTAAGQIKTGSMSRSDRVAKYNQLIRIEEALGEKAPYNGRKEIKGQA from the coding sequence ATGTCCAAAATCGTAAAAATCATCGGTCGTGAAATCATCGACTCCCGTGGTAACCCGACTGTTGAAGCCGAAGTACATCTGGAGGGTGGTTTCGTCGGTATGGCAGCTGCTCCGTCAGGTGCTTCTACTGGTTCCCGTGAAGCTCTGGAACTGCGCGATGGCGACAAATCCCGTTTCCTGGGCAAAGGCGTAACTAAAGCTGTTGCTGCAGTTAACGGCCCGATCGCTCAGGCGCTGATTGGCAAAGATGCCAAAGATCAGGCTGGCATTGACAAGATCATGATCGACCTGGACGGCACCGAAAACAAATCCAAATTCGGCGCGAACGCAATCCTGGCTGTATCTCTGGCTAACGCCAAAGCTGCTGCTGCCGCTAAAGGCATGCCGCTGTACGAGCACATCGCTGAACTGAACGGTACTCCGGGCAAATACTCCATGCCGGTTCCGATGATGAACATCATCAACGGTGGTGAGCACGCTGACAACAACGTTGATATCCAGGAATTCATGATTCAGCCGGTTGGCGCGAAAACTGTGAAAGAAGCCATCCGCATGGGTTCTGAAGTTTTCCATCACCTGGCAAAAGTTCTGAAAGCGAAAGGCATGAATACTGCTGTTGGTGACGAAGGTGGCTATGCGCCGAACCTGGGTTCCAACGCTGAAGCTCTGGCTGTTATCGCTGAAGCTGTTAAAGCTGCTGGCTATGAACTGGGCAAAGACATCACTCTGGCGATGGACTGCGCAGCTTCTGAATTCTACAAAGACGGTAAATACGTTCTGGCTGGCGAAGGCAACAAAGCATTCACCTCTGAAGAATTCACTCACTTCCTGGAAGAACTGACCAAACAGTACCCGATCGTTTCTATCGAAGACGGTCTGGACGAATCTGACTGGGACGGTTTCGCATACCAGACCAAAGTTCTGGGCGACAAAATCCAGCTGGTTGGTGACGACCTGTTCGTAACCAACACCAAGATCCTGAAAGAAGGTATCGAAAAAGGCATCGCTAACTCCATCCTGATCAAATTCAACCAGATCGGTTCTCTGACCGAAACTCTGGCTGCAATCAAGATGGCGAAAGACGCTGGCTACACTGCAGTAATCTCTCACCGTTCTGGCGAAACTGAAGATGCTACCATCGCTGACCTGGCTGTTGGTACTGCTGCAGGCCAGATCAAAACGGGTTCTATGAGCCGTTCTGACCGTGTTGCTAAATACAACCAGCTGATTCGTATCGAAGAAGCTCTGGGCGAAAAAGCACCGTACAACGGTCGTAAAGAGATCAAAGGCCAGGCATAA
- the pyrG gene encoding glutamine hydrolyzing CTP synthase: MTTNYIFVTGGVVSSLGKGIAAASLAAILEARGLNVTIMKLDPYINVDPGTMSPIQHGEVFVTEDGAETDLDLGHYERFIRTKMSRRNNFTTGRIYSDVLRKERRGDYLGATVQVIPHITNAIKERVLEGGEGHDVVLVEIGGTVGDIESLPFLEAIRQMAVEIGREHTLFMHLTLVPYMAASGEVKTKPTQHSVKELLSIGIQPDILICRSDRAVPANERAKIALFCNVPEKAVISLKDVDSIYKIPGLLKSQGLDDYICKRFSLNCPEANLSEWEQVIFEEANPVSEVTIGMVGKYIELPDAYKSVIEALKHGGLKNRVSVNIKLIDSQDVETRGVEILKGLDAILVPGGFGYRGVEGMITTARFARENNIPYLGICLGMQVALIDYARHVANMDNANSTEFVPDCKYPVVALITEWRDENGNVEVRSEKSDLGGTMRLGAQQCQLVDDSLVRQLYNAPTIVERHRHRYEVNNMLLKQIEDAGLRVAGRSGDDQLVEIIEVPNHPWFVACQFHPEFTSTPRDGHPLFAGFVKAASEFQKRQAK; this comes from the coding sequence ATGACAACGAACTATATTTTTGTGACCGGCGGGGTCGTATCCTCTCTGGGTAAAGGCATTGCCGCAGCCTCCCTCGCAGCCATTCTTGAAGCCCGTGGCCTCAATGTGACCATCATGAAACTGGATCCGTACATCAACGTCGATCCAGGTACTATGAGCCCAATCCAACACGGGGAAGTGTTCGTTACTGAAGACGGCGCTGAAACCGACCTGGACCTGGGGCACTACGAGCGTTTCATTCGTACCAAAATGAGCCGCCGCAACAACTTCACCACGGGTCGTATCTACTCTGACGTTCTGCGCAAAGAACGCCGCGGCGACTACCTCGGCGCAACCGTACAGGTTATTCCGCACATCACTAACGCTATCAAAGAGCGCGTGCTGGAAGGCGGCGAAGGTCATGACGTGGTACTGGTAGAAATCGGCGGTACTGTAGGTGATATCGAATCCCTGCCGTTCCTTGAAGCGATTCGCCAGATGGCTGTTGAAATTGGCCGTGAGCACACCCTGTTTATGCACCTGACGCTGGTGCCGTACATGGCGGCGTCTGGTGAAGTCAAAACCAAACCGACTCAGCACTCTGTAAAAGAACTGCTCTCCATCGGTATCCAGCCTGACATCCTGATTTGTCGTTCAGATCGCGCTGTTCCGGCGAACGAACGTGCGAAGATTGCATTGTTCTGTAATGTTCCGGAAAAAGCGGTTATTTCTCTGAAAGACGTCGATTCCATCTATAAAATTCCGGGCCTGTTGAAATCGCAGGGGCTGGACGATTATATTTGTAAACGATTCAGCTTAAACTGCCCGGAAGCGAATCTGTCCGAATGGGAACAGGTTATCTTCGAAGAAGCGAATCCGGTAAGTGAAGTCACCATTGGTATGGTCGGCAAGTACATTGAACTGCCGGACGCTTACAAATCCGTGATCGAAGCACTGAAACACGGTGGGCTGAAGAATCGTGTCAGCGTCAACATCAAACTGATCGATTCACAAGATGTTGAAACGCGCGGCGTTGAAATCCTTAAAGGTCTGGACGCAATCCTCGTACCTGGCGGTTTCGGCTATCGTGGCGTAGAAGGCATGATTACGACCGCGCGTTTTGCGCGTGAGAACAATATTCCTTATCTGGGCATTTGCCTGGGTATGCAGGTGGCGTTAATTGATTACGCTCGCCATGTTGCCAACATGGATAACGCCAACTCTACGGAATTTGTGCCAGACTGTAAGTACCCGGTTGTGGCGCTGATTACCGAGTGGCGCGATGAAAACGGCAACGTTGAAGTTCGTAGCGAGAAGAGCGATCTCGGCGGCACCATGCGTCTCGGCGCACAACAGTGCCAGTTGGTTGACGATAGCCTGGTTCGCCAGCTGTACAATGCGCCGACAATTGTTGAGCGTCATCGTCACCGTTACGAAGTCAACAACATGCTGTTGAAACAGATTGAAGATGCAGGTCTGCGCGTTGCGGGCCGTTCCGGGGATGATCAGTTGGTCGAGATCATCGAAGTTCCGAATCACCCGTGGTTCGTGGCTTGCCAGTTCCATCCGGAGTTTACTTCTACTCCACGTGATGGCCACCCGCTGTTTGCAGGCTTTGTGAAAGCCGCCAGTGAGTTCCAGAAACGTCAGGCGAAGTAA
- a CDS encoding LemA family protein, with protein MLRIFIVIIFIFNLSGCGYNDIQTYDEQVNASWSEVLNQYQRRADLIPNLVASIKGYSSHEQEVLEAVTLARSQANRASSDLQQTPRDEQKLQVWQQAQAQVSRTLGQLTIISERYPELKAQELYQNLMVQLEGSENRIAVARGRYIKAIEQYNVTIRKFPAVLTAKVMDYTPKKNYLPDDVAAVSKAPTIDFSQNTNAH; from the coding sequence ATGCTCAGAATATTCATCGTAATTATATTTATTTTCAATTTATCAGGCTGTGGATATAACGATATTCAAACCTATGATGAGCAGGTTAACGCTTCCTGGTCTGAGGTATTAAATCAATATCAACGTCGCGCCGATCTTATTCCTAATCTTGTCGCTAGTATTAAAGGTTATTCCAGCCATGAACAAGAGGTACTGGAAGCCGTAACATTGGCACGTAGTCAGGCTAATCGCGCCAGTAGCGATCTTCAGCAAACTCCGAGGGATGAACAAAAATTACAAGTCTGGCAACAAGCTCAGGCGCAGGTGTCTCGCACTCTCGGTCAGTTAACGATAATTAGTGAACGTTACCCTGAGCTAAAGGCCCAGGAACTCTATCAAAATTTGATGGTACAGCTCGAAGGAAGTGAAAATCGAATTGCCGTTGCGCGAGGAAGATATATTAAAGCCATCGAACAATATAATGTCACTATCCGCAAATTCCCCGCAGTGTTAACCGCAAAAGTCATGGATTACACACCGAAGAAAAATTATTTGCCGGATGATGTCGCCGCTGTGAGTAAAGCCCCGACAATAGATTTTAGCCAGAATACTAATGCTCATTAA
- the mazG gene encoding nucleoside triphosphate pyrophosphohydrolase, with protein sequence MNQIDRLLTIMQRLRDPENGCPWDKEQTFATIAPYTLEETYEVLDAIAREDFDDLRGELGDLLFQVVFYAQMAQEEGRFDFNDICAAISDKLERRHPHVFADSSAENSSEVLARWEQIKTEERAQKAQHSALDDIPRSLPALMRAQKIQKRCANVGFDWTTLGPVVDKVYEEIDEVMYEARQAVVDQAKLEEEMGDLLFATVNLARHLGTKAEIALQKANEKFERRFREVERIVAARGLEMTGVDLETMEEVWQQVKRQEIDL encoded by the coding sequence ATGAATCAAATCGACCGTTTGCTCACTATTATGCAGCGTCTTCGCGACCCGGAAAACGGCTGCCCGTGGGATAAAGAGCAGACATTTGCCACCATTGCACCTTACACCCTTGAAGAAACCTACGAGGTGCTGGACGCCATTGCCCGTGAAGATTTTGACGATCTGCGCGGTGAACTCGGCGATCTGCTGTTCCAGGTGGTGTTTTACGCACAAATGGCCCAGGAAGAAGGGCGCTTTGACTTTAATGATATTTGCGCTGCGATTAGCGATAAATTAGAGCGTCGCCATCCGCATGTTTTTGCTGACAGTTCTGCCGAAAACAGTAGTGAAGTGCTTGCCCGTTGGGAGCAAATCAAAACCGAAGAGCGCGCGCAGAAAGCGCAGCATTCGGCGCTGGACGATATTCCTCGTAGTTTACCGGCTTTAATGCGTGCGCAAAAAATCCAGAAACGTTGCGCCAACGTTGGCTTCGATTGGACGACGCTTGGTCCGGTAGTCGATAAAGTCTACGAAGAGATCGACGAGGTGATGTACGAGGCGCGGCAGGCTGTTGTCGACCAGGCTAAACTGGAGGAGGAAATGGGTGACCTGCTGTTTGCCACGGTCAATCTGGCTCGTCATTTAGGGACAAAAGCGGAAATCGCATTGCAAAAAGCGAACGAAAAATTCGAGCGTCGTTTTCGCGAAGTGGAGCGTATTGTTGCCGCGCGTGGACTGGAAATGACAGGTGTTGACCTCGAAACAATGGAAGAAGTCTGGCAACAGGTAAAACGGCAGGAAATTGATCTCTAA
- a CDS encoding TPM domain-containing protein, whose translation MIVMRIILFLLTLWCLPVLAQQIAVPELRQQVTDITGTLSTSEQQSLTQQLQDITQKTRAQVAVLIVPSTGDDTIEQYATRVFDSWKLGDKQRNDGILLLVAWEDHAVRIEVGYGLEGVVTDLQAAKIIRDILIPAFKSDDLMGGLTLASENIGALLMNGELPEGRGNYYSINPPIPFSLAVLILLAVLSYFIVFTDPSNLPWITLTAAIYGMVFLYVAEPGPWTNLIVACGMLTPFAIVALLIFWLIVNKKLRAKYKTLGKERASRKGSSSSSSGGGSSGGGFSGGGGSSGGGGASGRW comes from the coding sequence GTGATCGTTATGCGTATAATCCTTTTTCTACTCACTTTATGGTGCCTTCCTGTGCTTGCCCAGCAAATTGCTGTGCCGGAGCTGCGCCAACAGGTGACCGATATTACTGGTACCTTAAGCACGTCTGAACAACAATCACTGACACAACAGCTGCAGGATATTACACAAAAAACACGGGCACAGGTCGCCGTATTAATAGTGCCATCCACCGGAGACGATACCATTGAACAATATGCAACACGCGTTTTTGATAGCTGGAAACTGGGAGATAAGCAGCGAAACGATGGCATTTTACTTCTGGTTGCCTGGGAAGATCATGCTGTTCGTATAGAAGTCGGCTATGGGCTGGAAGGGGTGGTTACCGACCTGCAAGCGGCAAAGATTATCCGTGATATATTAATCCCTGCTTTCAAAAGTGATGACCTGATGGGGGGGTTAACACTGGCAAGCGAAAATATCGGCGCACTTCTGATGAATGGTGAATTACCGGAAGGCAGGGGGAATTATTACAGTATCAATCCCCCTATCCCATTTTCGCTTGCTGTACTTATATTGCTGGCAGTGCTTTCATATTTTATTGTTTTTACCGATCCGTCGAATCTACCCTGGATAACTCTCACTGCCGCAATTTACGGGATGGTATTCCTCTATGTTGCCGAGCCAGGACCATGGACGAATTTAATCGTTGCCTGCGGTATGTTAACGCCTTTTGCGATCGTAGCGCTGCTTATCTTTTGGCTTATCGTTAATAAAAAGCTACGAGCCAAATACAAGACGCTCGGTAAAGAAAGAGCTTCAAGAAAAGGTTCTTCTTCATCCTCTTCCGGTGGCGGCTCAAGTGGCGGCGGATTTAGCGGAGGTGGCGGTTCTTCTGGCGGTGGCGGCGCGTCTGGCCGCTGGTAA
- the queE gene encoding 7-carboxy-7-deazaguanine synthase QueE — MQYPINEMFQTLQGEGYFTGVPAIFIRLQGCPVGCAWCDTKHTWEKLEDREVSLFSILAKTKESDKWGAASSEDLLAVIGRQGYTARHVVITGGEPCIHDLLPLTDLLEKNGFSCQIETSGTHEVRCTPNTWVTVSPKLNMRGGYEVLSQALERANEIKHPVGRVRDIEALDELLATLTDDKPRVIALQPISQKDDATRLCIETCIARNWRLSMQTHKYLNIA; from the coding sequence ATGCAGTACCCGATTAACGAGATGTTCCAGACCCTGCAAGGTGAGGGTTACTTTACCGGCGTCCCCGCCATTTTTATTCGTTTACAGGGATGCCCGGTCGGCTGTGCCTGGTGCGACACCAAACACACCTGGGAAAAGCTTGAGGATCGGGAAGTCTCACTTTTCAGCATTCTGGCGAAGACCAAAGAGAGTGATAAGTGGGGGGCGGCGAGCAGTGAAGATTTGCTGGCTGTCATTGGTCGTCAGGGATACACCGCGCGGCATGTGGTGATTACGGGTGGTGAGCCTTGCATTCATGATTTGCTGCCACTGACTGACCTGCTCGAAAAGAACGGTTTTAGCTGCCAGATCGAAACCAGCGGTACTCATGAAGTACGCTGCACGCCGAATACCTGGGTTACCGTATCGCCAAAGCTGAACATGCGCGGCGGCTATGAAGTGTTGTCACAGGCACTGGAGCGAGCCAACGAAATCAAGCATCCAGTGGGACGCGTACGTGATATTGAAGCACTGGATGAACTACTGGCAACGCTGACCGATGATAAACCACGAGTCATTGCACTGCAGCCAATTAGCCAGAAGGACGATGCCACACGTTTGTGCATTGAAACCTGTATTGCGCGTAACTGGCGTTTATCGATGCAAACACATAAATATTTAAATATTGCCTGA